The following proteins come from a genomic window of Flavobacterium eburneipallidum:
- a CDS encoding helix-turn-helix transcriptional regulator, with translation MLDETPKRFDRIVAILIQLQSKKIVKAQELANRFDVSLRTIYRDIRTLEASGVPIYSEAGVGYALMDGYRLPPVMFTREEASSFIAAEKLMQKFTDATLGNHYASAMYKLKAVLRSDDKDWVSSIESSVLMQSSEKLFNDKSPNTLSTLFESIAEKTQVILSYEAIQSDGITVRNIEPVGVFHDNNNWYMLGYCHLRKDYRQFRADRVHGIEKTEIPFSIEHDALETYLDKNKNVPTTKIRILVDKKIANYLAYERKYHGFVSEKIIDDKIEMTFMSCDTLEGFSRWYLMFGDYATILEPESLKTRILELLEINKQRLL, from the coding sequence ATGCTCGACGAAACCCCAAAACGATTTGACCGCATTGTTGCTATTTTGATCCAATTGCAATCCAAAAAAATTGTAAAAGCACAGGAATTGGCGAATCGTTTTGATGTCAGCTTGCGGACTATTTATCGTGACATTCGTACTTTGGAAGCTTCAGGAGTTCCTATTTACAGTGAAGCTGGCGTTGGTTATGCCTTAATGGACGGCTACCGATTACCGCCTGTAATGTTTACCCGAGAGGAAGCCAGCAGTTTTATTGCTGCAGAAAAATTAATGCAGAAATTCACTGATGCGACTCTAGGAAATCATTATGCTTCGGCGATGTACAAACTAAAAGCTGTACTTCGAAGCGATGATAAAGATTGGGTTTCCAGCATTGAATCGAGCGTTTTGATGCAATCTTCCGAAAAGCTTTTCAATGATAAATCACCGAATACTTTGTCCACTCTTTTTGAAAGTATAGCCGAAAAAACACAAGTTATTCTTTCGTATGAAGCGATTCAATCGGATGGAATTACGGTGCGAAATATTGAACCTGTTGGGGTTTTTCACGACAACAACAATTGGTATATGTTGGGTTATTGCCATTTACGAAAAGATTATCGACAATTTCGAGCAGATCGGGTTCACGGAATTGAAAAAACGGAAATTCCTTTCTCTATAGAACACGATGCTTTGGAAACTTATTTGGATAAAAACAAAAATGTTCCAACAACCAAAATCCGGATTCTAGTAGATAAAAAAATTGCCAACTATCTGGCATACGAACGAAAATACCACGGCTTTGTTTCTGAAAAAATAATAGACGACAAAATCGAAATGACTTTTATGTCTTGTGATACACTGGAAGGATTTTCGCGCTGGTATCTGATGTTTGGAGATTACGCCACCATATTGGAACCTGAAAGTTTAAAAACCAGAATTCTGGAATTATTAGAAATAAACAAACAACGACTTTTATAA
- a CDS encoding DinB family protein: MKTLAQQVITPEDLLKHWQGHRALTRRVIESFPEKDFFEFSIGGMRPFAKLIDELLAIGAPALKGIVNREIQPYNEERAEKLIFKAQYLEKWDEATAEINQHWEKLTIEDFNETFNLFGQYEFPIIHNILYFIDNEVHHRGQGYVYLRALGITPPFFWER; this comes from the coding sequence ATGAAAACATTAGCGCAACAAGTTATTACTCCTGAAGATTTATTGAAACACTGGCAAGGGCATCGCGCCTTAACCCGTCGTGTAATTGAATCATTTCCTGAAAAAGATTTCTTTGAATTCTCCATTGGCGGGATGCGTCCTTTTGCAAAATTGATAGATGAACTTCTGGCTATTGGCGCACCTGCTTTGAAAGGGATTGTAAATCGAGAAATTCAGCCTTATAATGAAGAAAGAGCAGAAAAATTGATTTTCAAAGCGCAATACCTAGAGAAATGGGATGAAGCTACAGCAGAAATCAATCAGCATTGGGAGAAATTAACAATAGAAGATTTTAACGAAACCTTTAATTTGTTTGGTCAATACGAATTCCCGATTATTCATAATATTCTATATTTCATTGATAACGAAGTACATCATCGAGGTCAGGGATATGTGTATTTGCGTGCGTTAGGAATTACACCTCCTTTTTTCTGGGAAAGATAA